tttcatttttccttcagTTGACACAAGGCCTGCCTAGTATGCATTGAAGAGATATATTGCCTTGCGGAAAAACCCGGGAAAAATTTCGAGTGCTCCTTTCATGCTAGAGTTTTTTGAAACTGGTGTGGGTAAGGCCCTTCACTTCTCATTACCATTTCCGCACTTTTTTCGATTAGTTTTACTTCATAAATAGCACAATTACGAATACCTCTGTTATAACTTTCAGAATCATGACTCCCGTGACTCATTCCTAAAACTAATTCATAAACTCCCGACCGAACAATTAATTTCATTGCCCGCTGTATCAAGCGGAAAGGAAGAGGGGATTTCCTAGAGCCTACGTGTTGCATTTCATATATGAATAAATCATGTCACTTTGTACGTACTAACTGCGGAGGCGATTTCACCTCCCTCGCGTTTTCGTTGTTTTAAGGTCATATTCATGTAGCCATATTTAGCcgatattattatttttttgcaataaacCAGAAGCCCGTATACAAAATACCTTAGCATTGTGGTCATATCGTATACCACGTTTAGTGTGGTGTatatataaaagaaaatttgctGTTAGATTTACTTGCGGGAAGTCTCTACAGAACTGAGTCACGGGATTCCTAGTAACGTAGAATATACATAtgaattttagaaaaaaaaggtaggctttcgctctgacaaaggagTAACGCTTCAAACGCCAGCGTTGTCTTGTCTTTTGGGTAATTTTCATCTTTATCAATTTACcggaaaccaaatttttgtgttttactGACTTCCCCTCGACAGCATAGTTTTTTTTGCTGAGAGACAAAATCCGGCTTCATTTATCTTAAATAACAATACAAACAACAGAAGCTGTTGACCAACTGATTTCAGACAGCGAAAGCAACTTCCTTAATTTATTTCACTCAACATTTTCAAAACTGAATatgggttttgaattttttaagtAATGTTTTCCTTGATTTAAATACAGTGTATTCAAGTTCCTTCTCATGATACACTGTTATTAAACGGAGATACATGTATTTAGTGTCTTGTTGAATGTTTTTGTTCCAAATTGAgagggagaaaaagaaaatcacacGGAAAGAAGGCGTTTTTAAATTCAGTTTCTCACATATATTTCTGACATTTTCTGTTTCATCCCTCCTTTCATCAAGTCAGAAGAACTCTAAGACATGCCACTTCACCTATTAAACAATGCATGGAATACTGTTCTTACTTACTTCTTACTTCTGATATATAATTTTCTTGTATTCTCAGTCGCTTTCAAGTTTTCTCCAATCATTGACATGATTATCTAGTCCTCTTACTCAGTTTACGGCAACTGGAGCACGTGCAAACATTCTGAAAATGTTCcggttttttttgttgaaacaCCAAGTTGTCACATTTTACGCAAATTCAGAAATAGTTCCTTCATCGTCAGTAGCGGGAAACCAAGCTTTTAATGACGTTAAGAATTCAAGTAGGCATTTGCGTAGTTAGTAACCAATgatgattttcattttcttggaAACCTCAAAATCTTTTGTTTGTCTAGTGAAAGTCCACGTGTCCCGAGGTATCTTCTGAAACTGAAGTTGCCGTTTTCCGGTGTTTTTGTTATCTAACTGCCTTCTTTATTTCTTGTCAAATATTAAGAAACGTATTTTCATGCAACGAAGACGTTAGCATTTCTTGACAATTTGACGGGTGCATGCTTGTGCACAGATAGAGAGCTAAACTGGTTTTCTTTTGAATGGCTCATGCACTGATTTCACTGACGCAAAAGCAGACGTTTCATTGAATTTTATCGTCAATGCTTTTGCATCCCCTATAAGAATTTGCCAACGAGTGGAAAATTGGAGAACCTCGTGCCAGCCTggtgagatcgactgaaaccacACAGCTCATGTACAGTGACAGTTAAAAGGGAGAGGCTCGATTGATGACCGCTTCTTAAGTTTGAATCCCCACAGTCACAGTGCATAGGTAACATATAAACGGTTCGCACGTTGAAGTTCATTGCGTCTCCCACTTAAAAAAGGTTATTGAATTGTATTGTATTTTAGCACAACAGGAACTACTAGGGCGACTTGGCAGTTAACCGCTTAACCCACATACTAGAATTGAAAGAAGGACCATCTTTCTTTGCGTTATTGACAGATACACACTTGAAACGTCTTAAAGAATTCACTCGCAAACTAAAAGATTGATGCACCGGCTACCACAAAACAAATGATTCGTATGATATATATGTAATAGAACCAATTTAAAGTTTTTTCAGCTACAACAGAAGATTGATTGAGAATCGAGCAACGTTTAAACGAGCCTACGAACAGGCCCTCGGAGACTTGAGAGACATGCTAATGAAGAGCCTATCAGTCATACGAGCAAAGTAAGTATTTTTGGTTCAGGCATCTTGATAACTTCAAGTGTTATTCACTATACTGCGGCACAATAGTAACACCCTAAACAGTTTTACTGACACAGCTTTGCTTTCATTTGAATCCAAATTAACGGAACATTGTTGGTAGAGTCGGTTTTCTTGCCAGAGACAGCCCCGCTTTGGTTGCCAGCACGTCGGCAAGAAAAGGTCCGGCTTATGACCGAGATGCGGGAAATAGTTTCGCCAATTTGATTCAGTTATTGTGGCGATATTGAATTCAAGCTAAGATATATTTCCGGAGGTCAACAGATCCTTCCCTCATCCTCAAGTGGCTCAAATAAATATTGAAGTAACTGAATTTCTCAATAGCGACTAAGCGAGAGGGCCCAGCCGTATTCTGCATGGTGGCATCCCTCAAGAGACCCGATGAAAAGCGCCGCTCTTTGACGTTTATTACGAAAGCGAATGATATAAGCCAAGATACATAGCATAAAACCTATATCACTACTTACGTTGGACTATCTGAAATTCCATTTAGGAACTTATATTGGAGATGGGAACAGCCTTGTATGGTCAACATCTCAGTCGCGAAAACGATTATTTCAGCAATTTTGTGGATTGAGATGAAAGACTTTTGTAGCAATAGATTCTTGAGTCTCGTTTGCGGAAGATCGTTTTGCCCCTCCATGAGAAACTGAGAAACACCGATAAATAGAATATCATGATGTGAAATACTAGAGTATTGTTTTAACTCACGTGAAATTTCTCGTCTTCTGAAGGCAAAGAACCAAGTTAATTCTTTCAAAAGATtcctttgtcttttttcttctcGTATGAGCTTCACCTGAATGTTCGTCCATCAAGATCAGTCAACGCGATTCACGTCATCGGCGTTGACCAATTTTTAGTTCTTTTCCAGCGGCGACGTATATTTCATCAAGGATATCATTCCATCGTGGTcctttgttatttgttttgaaattgcCATGGAAAACGACCGGTTTCAGACGAGATCGTGCATGAATTAGTTTACGGATCTTTTATATCTTCTCTTCGGTATTAGTCAGGTAATTTTCTATATTATAAATTAAAAGggcatttgcttttcttcatttAACGTGGACTGGGATATTTGGCGGTTCTGGGAGGGGTTTATGTGTGGGATTTAGAACTTGCTTGAAGATCTTGGCTCATCGAAACTGATGATAACAACGGCATTGATACTGTTACGCTTTTGTAATCACGCGACTCTTGATAAAGTTAGTGAATCACAAAAAAACGCAACTGGGTGTGCAAATGGGCGCCTAATGTCAATTGTTGAAATTTTCACCGTCCGTTAGCGACAAATACCTCGGAAGATTCAAACAATTTCACAAGTTGCAGCTGAATGTTAAAAGCTGACAGGTGTCAGAGGGGAAAAAGACGAAATTATGAGAGTTGTCTGTATATGATCCGCTCGCAGTTTTTTCTAGCACTACTCATGTTTTTCAGATCTTTCTCACAATTGCTTAGTAGCGCtaaaaaaactgcgaggatcgtTTCAATCCggagttctaatacatgaaattcatgtattaacgTTACAtacatatatctatatatatatatctatatctaccATGAAAGTTGTTGACATCAACATGAGCAATGCATGCGCAACACTATCAAGGGTTCCTAAAAGATTCACACGAGAGGATCGTCgataattgaaagaaatttctagtttcaaaagaaactgtcgTGTTGCGTGGGTGAGAGTGAAACATGTAAacattttatcaaacgagttgataaaagtcgaATTTCCACCATGAAGGATTTGcaaggctgacgtttcgagccttagcccttcgtcaaaacGAATTGATTAGCGAAAACAATATTTGTTGGCGTAACTCTTTTTCTGCCTCCACGAGAGACTTCTTCGCCAAAATTCTATAGAGTTGTTGTTTCCGCTTTTCAGGTTAACAAATTGCAAGTGAGTAGCAGTGAGAAAATTGACAGATATTTTGCACGCAACTTGATGACGTAAACGTCAAATAGCTTGTAGTGTGTTAAGAGCTCTTACTTTATGCCGTCTGATAATGTTGAAACCAGTTTACAGGTTGCTATGGTAATTATGATCGGTGGTATTTGTAAACGAACTGAGAGGTCTGGTTTAACTTCAGTTTCATGGCTGCAATATTTTTAGAGAAAACGACTTGTTGTCGTTGTATATTAAAGAGGAGCTATTTTCCCTCGATTAGATGAACGCAAGGTGACTTCATTAATGATCTAGCTTGTAAACAAGACtaaatttcaagatggcgttTTGCCGCTGCTTTCCATGCCCTCAGGGTCCCGGATGTAACCACAGGCTAGCCAACATCGATCTATCATCACATAGCTGGGCGAGTTAGTTGGCATTTATTAGTACCAAGTCAAAAGCACACATGATTACCGTGCACAAGATCCTCGTGCCGACCGTTTCAGGCAGCGGTTCCTGgcgttttttggttttgttgttgttgtttttttttttacttgcttTTTTAGTTTAATTGGTCTTAGTTTCTGTTTTCGTCTTTTGTAATCTGCAGATCTTATGTGATCATTTATCAGTTCTGTGTATCACTGAAGTTTTGTATGACGATGACCGTTGACGACAAAATTTTAATGTATACATAAAGAAAAACTATGAGAAAGTTTAACCAGATATTTACCGCCAACTTTAAACGAGAATGCTCCGAGTGAAAAACAGTATCTTTCTTAACTTTATTCAATATGAATCCGAAATTGTAcgttatatatttatatttatttttacaacTTGAGTTATATAACTGCCATGCAGGACTTTGCTGCCTCGCCTTAGGGATGAAATTAATGTATGAACATAGTGGTGTAACCGGTGATTGAAACTTTATGCAAGATTTCAATTGGTGGAagaaaatagttaaaaaaagaaCTTATCTGCATACATTTTAGTCTTTACATTGTCAGTTGAGATGCAGAAATTTAAGAATAAGAAATGAATATAAAAGTTTGAACATATGTAGCCAAACTCGCTAAAAATAGACTAATATTTTAATAGTACATCTTTTTCACAGTAATTCTTAAGAAAACCTTCATGACGCCTATTCgacaattaaattttattggattcagaatttttcaatttaaaatatagCACAGTTCAGTAAGGGGTAGGGCTTGCAttgattttaaagaaattttatcCTTGGCTTgaatacaattttattttgaatgTCTTTTTAGTGTTAACGAGTTCTGTCTGTTAATATTGAACAAATAGAATTTCACGTCGAAAACAAAGAGGAGTTGCAAAATTTTACTGTCTGGAACGATTCGTCTTTGAAACATCTGCGAAAGTTTAAGACCTGTCATTATAACCTGCTCGCCTACGTACCTTTCAGGGAGTTTATAGTCGTTTCCCTCAGAATTCATCATTTCCAACTTAAGAAGGCTTTTGGATACTGTCATCCAACGATGCCTTTTAACACAATCTTGGCTTTCGTCTGTGTCTCTTTCTCGCCATCGACTTCTATACGACTGAGCAAACTCGGTCACAAGCGAATGACGCCGGTTTgtttgaaataattgttttggtgCTTTACTCTCAAGCATGATAAAGAGTTTCTGTGCCTTCCCACGCAcgccaaaaattattttgattgatTGGCATTTGAAATCGTCTAGTCATAATGAACTAAAGAGTTCAAGTTGAATACTAACCGCTTAATGGGTAGGTTCATAACTACAGTTTCTTCTTGAGGAACTTCACCGAAGTAAGATTCAATCTGAGGTGAAAACATTGAAGAGATTGCACGTATCAAAAGTTTCCTACAAATGAAGATCGATTCCCGCATCGATCTCCTTTTAACACgaaattattaaaaacaatttatttcgcTCTAATTTGTTTCTTAAGAATCACAGATCCGGCTCAAAATGACGCGCTAAATGGTCTTGAATTTATAAGGCAAAATAAATTGCCTTTTGTTTTGGCAAGATAATGGTTCAGTTTTGTACTTGGTAGCTAGTAAATTGTCATTCCATTCAATTGATTAGTTTTCAGTAAAATGTCGTTTAGCTCAATTGGGTAACATTTTGGCCAATCAGAACAGTCCCAGAATCTGCTGAGACAATCATAAAGAAAAGCGATAACACTTATGGGCACCAAGCGCGAGTAACGCGTGCGAACATTGGCAAAATTCTGCCTTTTCCTTTGAGTGGATAAGATGTGAAGCGAGATTTTCGAGACAGTCATCACAATGAATACCATTCTGTcgtcacgtttttttttttttattgagacGAACGCAAATCTCATTAGATGTTAGCCTTAAGCAATGAAAAGAActtcttgtttgttttactttgtttttctccCATCTCACCATAAGATTTTCGTACTTGAAAAGAACATCAACAAAATGACAATAAAGcaagtttgtttatttatagGAAAACATTTAAACAATTTATAAGCGATGCTGTttatgaaattaattttatcagcACACGTGCTAACAGACTTACAGAACTGAACATCGGGTGTCAGCATTCTTTTCTTTGTCCTACTCAATATTCAAGAAAGCCATCAAAACAAGGAGAGTTCGGAAGTATCCTCCCGTCTGTGTGATGGTTGAGATTAGCATGTCAGTCTCTGAAAGTTGGTATCAAATAAGTTGATAAGGGATccaatttccaccgtgaagagaacctgacgtttcgagcgttcatTCCCTCtaacaaagggctaacgctcgaaacgtcagcttcgtaatctaatcggaaattgacgacgaagggctaaagctcgaaacgtcatcttcgtaatctaatcggagaGTGACGACCAAGGGCGAACCCTCGAAACGTCATGTTCTTTAATTTAATCGGAAAGTGAccacgaagggctaacgcttgaaatgtcatcttcgtaatctaatcggaaagtgacggcgaagggctaacacttgaaacgtcatcttcgttatctaatcggaaagtgacgacgaagggctaacgctcgaaacgtcagcttcgttaacACTTAATGGTGGTAATCTGACAGTCTATATGTTTACACTTGGAGATGACTAAGGTAGTACAAGTTTCAACTTTCCAACAATAGAAATCAATAACCTGAATCTTGAGCCATATAGGGTCACAAATGGGACGAACATAACAAGCTATTGTCAAAACCATGTAAATCTTTCTTGTTCTCAATCCCACATTTCCCTTTATGGTGTTTCTCTATACTTGATCAAATGAATGTTCTCCTTTATACTTGTTAACAAGCTTTCAGCTGTTGGTGGTGGAATCTCTACCTTTGGAGACTTGTAGGAAACATAAGGCTTCAACTGTAACAAGAGTATAAAGTATTAATGAGAGTTGTAAAAttcgttaataattcataagagttgagaccaatcaatgggcagtatttgagtcacatgtgcacctctgtaaaccccaatacaaatcaactggggttgatgaattatcaatcagttgtattaacttttgatacagtctcctacagagctaattggtattcattcacttttgatacagatccctcctattgtttcatttcaaaagcacgataaaatattcgcgtCTGATCTGTATGGGCAGTTACAACGGCTCGCATTTGGCTCGCCATTCTAAATGCCCctacagatctcccgctcatattttatctaatACGTGCAAACATCTCCCCACATACTCCTGTCGCCTGTTAAGACCTAGTGATCCAAATACTTTTGTGAACAATAACAATGctcttggtttgtttgtttgtttttttggtacCTCAAAGTCAGTCAAATCAGGGACAATAAACTGAGGAACTTTCTTGTAAACTATTCTATAACCACCtacagaaaaggaaaaaaaaatcaataatttgaatGTAAATGTCTGACTCCTTAGCATTCAAAAAGCTGCTGTCTTGGAAACAAAACTCGATCATCAATTGAGCAGAACAGTGCTTTAACTGGCAACATGATAAAAAATCTAAAGGCACCATTTATCAACACTACTATAAAGAAACCCATCAAGGCCTTCTTTGATGCACATTCAAGACACTCTTGGCACAAAATTACTGTTTAGATCACATGTTTGCTCATACTGGTGCAAGCATCTCAGCAAAACTGTGCACATAACATCCTGGGAAATGGGTAAGCACTACACAGGGGCAATTAATGAGAGGATAAAGTCAAGTGCCATATATACCTACCAACATTCACCTGAGCATTAGCCTTACTGATAGAATTGGGCCCACCCAAGGACAAAGAAAAGCTCTGACAAGGG
Above is a genomic segment from Acropora muricata isolate sample 2 chromosome 1, ASM3666990v1, whole genome shotgun sequence containing:
- the LOC136931552 gene encoding large ribosomal subunit protein mL41A-like is translated as MPLNILRGLFRGASRGVMTGKRGNKNFYKGRGVRNPGYHTRRGGYRIVYKKVPQFIVPDLTDFELKPYVSYKSPKVEIPPPTAESLLTSIKENIHLIKYRETP